In the Leifsonia sp. 466MF genome, one interval contains:
- a CDS encoding undecaprenyl-diphosphate phosphatase has protein sequence MDFINALILGLVQGLTEFLPISSSAHIRIVGELLGTGADPGARFTAIIQLGTEAAVLLYFWRDITRIIAQWFRALFGRIPRNDPDARMGWLVILGSIPIVVLGLFFQDQIETTFRSLWIVATTLIVFGILLGIADWVGSKRKRLRELTWGDGIIFGLAQALALIPGVSRSGGTITAGLFMGYQRRAAARYSFLLALPAVFGSGFYQLYKAVKEPCTEALAKAGTCTPEVFGPVETAAATVVAFVVGLLVIAFFMGYISRRSFLPFVIYRIALGVLLMILLAAGVLQA, from the coding sequence ATGGACTTCATCAACGCCCTGATCCTCGGCCTCGTTCAGGGGCTCACCGAGTTCCTCCCCATCTCGTCGTCTGCGCACATCCGCATCGTCGGCGAACTGCTGGGCACCGGTGCCGACCCGGGGGCGCGCTTCACCGCGATCATCCAGCTGGGCACCGAAGCAGCGGTGCTGCTCTACTTCTGGCGCGACATCACACGGATCATCGCGCAGTGGTTCCGCGCGCTGTTCGGGCGTATCCCGCGCAACGACCCCGACGCACGGATGGGGTGGCTCGTCATCCTGGGCAGCATCCCGATCGTGGTCCTCGGGCTGTTCTTCCAGGACCAGATCGAGACGACGTTCCGCTCGCTGTGGATCGTCGCGACGACGCTCATCGTGTTCGGCATCCTGCTGGGGATCGCCGACTGGGTGGGGTCGAAGCGCAAGCGGCTGCGCGAGCTGACCTGGGGCGACGGCATCATCTTCGGGCTCGCGCAGGCGCTCGCGCTCATCCCCGGCGTCTCCCGCTCCGGCGGCACGATCACCGCCGGGCTGTTCATGGGCTACCAGCGCCGCGCGGCCGCCCGCTACTCGTTCCTGCTCGCGCTGCCCGCTGTCTTCGGCAGCGGTTTCTACCAGCTGTACAAAGCGGTCAAGGAGCCGTGCACCGAGGCGCTCGCGAAGGCAGGAACGTGCACGCCCGAGGTGTTCGGACCGGTGGAGACAGCGGCTGCGACCGTCGTCGCGTTCGTGGTGGGCCTGCTGGTGATCGCGTTCTTCATGGGCTACATCTCGCGCCGCAGCTTCCTGCCGTTCGTGATCTACCGGATCGCGCTCGGCGTGCTGCTGATGATCCTGCTCGCCGCCGGCGTCCTCCAGGCGTGA
- a CDS encoding DUF1707 SHOCT-like domain-containing protein: protein MSDITDPSGASLRLSNDERERAVAALQSHAAQGRLTDVELQTRSAAARSAVTRGDLAPLFTDLPGGLQLAGHPQAAPSVPAGAGATGREPSSRWGLLAVSIIPFVSVILFFLTGMAWGYQYSWLWFLLIPLVGAIAYGTEGGRRR from the coding sequence ATGTCGGACATCACAGACCCTTCCGGCGCCTCCCTGCGCCTCAGCAACGACGAGCGCGAACGCGCGGTCGCGGCTCTGCAGTCGCACGCCGCACAGGGGCGGCTCACCGACGTCGAGCTGCAGACGCGGTCGGCTGCGGCCCGATCCGCCGTGACACGCGGAGATCTCGCACCGCTCTTCACGGACCTCCCCGGCGGACTGCAGCTCGCGGGTCATCCCCAGGCGGCGCCCTCCGTTCCCGCCGGCGCGGGCGCGACAGGTCGCGAGCCGTCGTCCCGTTGGGGCCTCCTGGCGGTCTCGATCATCCCGTTCGTCTCGGTCATCCTGTTCTTCCTGACCGGGATGGCGTGGGGATACCAGTATTCGTGGCTGTGGTTCCTGCTGATCCCGCTGGTCGGCGCGATCGCATACGGCACCGAGGGCGGCCGCCGGCGCTAG
- a CDS encoding tRNA (adenine-N1)-methyltransferase, giving the protein MNETPRSSGPFRAGDRVQLTGPKGRMNTITLQPGKEFHSHRGVLQHDAIIGLPDGSVVTNNAGVEHLALRPLLTDFVMSMPRGAAIVYPKDAAQILALADIFPGATVVEAGVGSGALSLWLLRAIGPEGRLLSFERREEFADVARDNAATFLGSEPANWTLTVGDLQDALPAAVEPGTVDRVVLDMLAPWETLDAVTSALKPGGVVICYVATVTQLSRVAEAIRASGDYTHPQSNETMVRGWHVEGLAVRPDHRMIAHTGFLITARRLAPGTVLPELKRRPSKSDYSDEDVEAWTPGALGERQSSPKSLRKRMREAAASAELAKGREADEDAPGVG; this is encoded by the coding sequence GTGAACGAGACTCCGCGCAGCTCCGGCCCGTTCCGCGCGGGCGACCGCGTGCAGCTCACCGGTCCGAAGGGCCGGATGAACACCATCACGCTGCAGCCGGGAAAAGAGTTCCACAGCCACCGCGGTGTCCTGCAGCACGACGCCATCATCGGCCTGCCGGATGGTTCGGTCGTCACCAACAACGCGGGCGTCGAGCACCTCGCGCTGCGTCCGCTGCTCACCGACTTCGTCATGTCGATGCCGCGAGGCGCGGCCATCGTCTACCCGAAGGACGCTGCGCAGATCCTCGCGCTCGCGGACATCTTCCCCGGCGCGACCGTCGTCGAGGCGGGTGTCGGCTCCGGTGCGCTCTCGCTCTGGCTGCTGCGTGCGATCGGTCCGGAGGGCCGGCTGCTGTCGTTCGAGCGCCGCGAGGAGTTCGCCGACGTCGCGCGCGACAACGCTGCGACGTTCCTCGGCAGCGAGCCCGCCAACTGGACGCTGACCGTCGGCGATCTGCAGGATGCGCTGCCCGCCGCTGTCGAACCGGGAACCGTCGACCGCGTGGTGCTGGACATGCTGGCGCCGTGGGAGACGCTCGATGCGGTCACCAGCGCGCTCAAGCCCGGCGGCGTCGTGATCTGCTACGTCGCCACCGTGACCCAGCTGTCCCGCGTCGCCGAGGCCATCCGCGCCTCCGGCGACTACACGCACCCGCAGTCGAACGAGACGATGGTCCGCGGCTGGCACGTGGAGGGGCTGGCCGTCCGTCCCGACCACCGGATGATCGCCCACACCGGCTTCCTGATCACCGCCCGCCGGCTCGCCCCGGGGACCGTCCTGCCCGAGCTGAAGCGCCGTCCGTCGAAGTCCGACTACTCCGACGAGGATGTCGAGGCCTGGACGCCCGGCGCTCTCGGCGAGCGGCAGTCCAGCCCGAAGAGCCTCCGCAAGCGGATGCGCGAGGCGGCCGCCAGCGCAGAGCTCGCGAAGGGCCGTGAGGCGGACGAGGACGCTCCGGGCGTCGGCTAG
- a CDS encoding peptidylprolyl isomerase gives MPNATARRVSALGRTAAVIGAAGLVAVALSACSTNPNNDCSSALSSGKASQLVEATGKIGSRPKVTVPTPVDATKSQRSVLSEGSDSTVVHKGQQVEVGFTVIDAATGSVLGSGYGDQGAVVPVGSDVISRGLICAPVGSRVAIVVAPKDAPQQADSAPGTQIYVLDVLKTSLNAANGAVRPAAAGFPTVVLAPTGQPGITIPSSGSAPTKVRSEVLKQGDGPVVKKDSTAVLQYTAVGWDSKQVVTSSWTSGGPDRVDMASGQSQIQNQNGSVLPQAMLKELVGQKIGSQLVIETPSQGQFPASAWVVDILGIH, from the coding sequence GTGCCCAACGCAACTGCTCGCCGCGTGTCTGCACTCGGACGAACCGCCGCCGTCATCGGAGCCGCCGGCCTCGTGGCAGTGGCTCTGTCGGCATGCTCGACGAACCCGAACAACGACTGCAGCTCGGCATTGTCTTCGGGCAAGGCGTCGCAGCTGGTCGAGGCGACGGGGAAGATCGGGTCTCGACCGAAGGTGACGGTGCCGACGCCCGTCGATGCGACGAAGTCGCAGCGTTCTGTGCTCAGCGAGGGTAGTGACAGCACTGTCGTGCACAAGGGGCAACAGGTCGAGGTCGGTTTCACGGTCATCGACGCGGCGACCGGAAGCGTCCTCGGCAGCGGTTACGGCGATCAGGGTGCGGTCGTCCCGGTCGGATCGGATGTGATCAGCCGCGGATTGATCTGCGCACCCGTCGGGTCGCGGGTCGCGATCGTGGTGGCGCCCAAGGATGCGCCCCAGCAGGCGGATTCCGCCCCCGGCACGCAGATCTATGTCCTCGACGTGCTCAAGACCTCCTTGAACGCCGCCAACGGTGCGGTCCGTCCTGCGGCCGCGGGGTTCCCGACTGTCGTGCTCGCGCCCACGGGCCAGCCGGGCATCACCATCCCGTCGTCGGGCTCGGCACCGACGAAGGTCCGCAGCGAGGTCCTCAAGCAGGGTGACGGCCCGGTCGTGAAGAAGGACAGCACCGCGGTTCTGCAGTACACCGCGGTCGGATGGGACAGCAAGCAGGTCGTGACCAGCAGCTGGACCAGCGGAGGGCCCGATCGGGTCGACATGGCCAGCGGCCAGAGCCAGATCCAGAATCAGAACGGCTCCGTCCTTCCGCAGGCGATGCTCAAGGAGCTCGTGGGGCAGAAGATCGGCTCGCAGCTGGTGATCGAGACGCCGTCCCAGGGGCAGTTCCCGGCCTCCGCCTGGGTGGTTGACATCCTCGGCATCCACTAG
- the mshC gene encoding cysteine--1-D-myo-inosityl 2-amino-2-deoxy-alpha-D-glucopyranoside ligase, translated as MRAWNAPEVPAVPRPDGTAVDVPLLYDTASGQLVEARPDDVARLYVCGITPYDATHLGHAATYLAFDTLQRVWRDAGYRVHYAQNITDVDDPLLERAAQTGVGWRALADEQIDLFRRDMEALRILPPDDYVAVTEVIEQIGRATSILLDRRMAYRLDDDVYFDIQAAQDAAPWVLGEESGLDRATMLALSAERGGDPDRAGKRDPLDPLLWRGPRPGEPSWPSEAGEGRPGWHIECSVIALMHLGRDFTVQGGGSDLVFPHHELSAGHAAALSGHPLARVYSHAGMVAYDGEKMSKSLGNLVLVSGLREQGADPRTIRLALLAHHYRSDWEWFDSALDEARLRLTAWQSAISRRADEVDAEATLEEAALVARIRAALRSDLDTPSALRAVDQWAATRPAETTDLVPRAIDALLGIPLATAPE; from the coding sequence GTGCGCGCCTGGAACGCCCCGGAGGTCCCGGCGGTGCCGCGACCGGATGGCACGGCAGTCGACGTCCCGTTGCTGTACGACACCGCCTCCGGTCAGCTCGTGGAGGCCCGTCCCGACGACGTCGCCCGCCTGTACGTCTGCGGCATCACGCCCTACGACGCCACCCACCTCGGCCACGCAGCCACCTACCTGGCGTTCGACACGCTCCAGCGGGTGTGGCGCGACGCCGGTTATCGCGTGCACTACGCCCAGAACATCACCGACGTCGACGATCCGTTGCTGGAGCGTGCCGCCCAGACCGGCGTCGGCTGGCGCGCGCTGGCGGACGAGCAGATCGACCTGTTCCGCCGCGACATGGAGGCTCTCCGCATCCTTCCGCCGGACGACTACGTCGCTGTCACCGAGGTGATCGAGCAGATCGGACGAGCAACGAGCATCCTGCTCGATCGCAGGATGGCGTACCGGCTCGACGATGACGTCTACTTCGACATCCAGGCCGCCCAGGACGCGGCGCCGTGGGTGCTCGGCGAGGAGAGCGGGCTCGACCGCGCCACCATGCTCGCCCTCTCCGCCGAGCGCGGCGGTGACCCCGACCGCGCCGGGAAACGCGACCCGCTCGACCCGCTGCTCTGGCGCGGTCCGCGACCGGGGGAGCCGAGCTGGCCGTCGGAAGCGGGGGAGGGCCGACCCGGCTGGCACATCGAGTGCTCGGTCATCGCGCTCATGCACCTCGGCCGCGACTTCACCGTGCAGGGCGGCGGCTCCGATCTCGTCTTCCCGCACCACGAGCTGAGCGCGGGCCACGCCGCCGCGCTGAGCGGCCATCCGCTGGCCCGGGTCTACAGTCACGCTGGGATGGTGGCCTACGACGGCGAGAAGATGAGCAAGTCCCTGGGCAACCTGGTGCTCGTATCCGGCCTCCGGGAGCAGGGCGCGGACCCGCGCACGATCCGCTTGGCGCTCCTTGCGCACCATTACCGCAGCGACTGGGAGTGGTTCGACTCCGCGCTCGACGAAGCCCGACTCCGGCTGACGGCCTGGCAGTCGGCGATCAGCCGGCGCGCAGACGAGGTGGATGCCGAGGCAACGCTCGAGGAGGCGGCCCTCGTCGCCCGCATCCGGGCGGCATTGCGGAGCGACCTCGACACGCCGTCTGCCCTGCGAGCCGTCGACCAGTGGGCGGCCACCCGCCCCGCCGAGACCACCGACCTGGTGCCGCGCGCGATCGACGCGCTGCTCGGCATCCCGCTCGCGACCGCCCCGGAGTGA
- a CDS encoding M20/M25/M40 family metallo-hydrolase gives MTDELRATEPDLDETAIIARDLIRFDTTNYGEGRSNGEAEAAAYVEAKLSELGLRPQVFESDPGRASVVARVEGADPGKPALVVHGHLDVVPADPRNWSVDPFGGEIKDGLLWGRGAVDMKNMDAMILTAVGDILRAGQRPARDLVVAFFADEEDGGRRGSHHLVDTHPELFAGATEAISEVGGYSIDLAGRRAYLLQTGEKSLVWIKLIARGRAAHGSRLIRENAITRLAEAVVALGREDWPIQLTATTTRLIGELGRLLDVDPQRIGPDEVVIRTGTAAGFILATLRTTTNPTLLEAGYKHNVIPDTAEALIDIRTLPGEEDAVLARVRELIGDDVEIEVMHRDIGLEAEFGGGLVEAITDTLQQHDPGAPVLPYLLSGGTDNKALSKLGITGYGFAPLRLPADLDFPGMFHGVDERVPLDALVFGRTVLRDLLRAY, from the coding sequence ATGACCGACGAACTCCGCGCGACCGAGCCCGACCTCGACGAGACCGCGATCATCGCCCGGGACCTCATCCGGTTCGACACGACGAACTACGGCGAGGGCCGCTCGAACGGCGAGGCGGAGGCCGCCGCCTATGTCGAGGCGAAGCTGTCCGAGCTGGGCCTCCGGCCGCAGGTGTTCGAGTCCGATCCGGGCCGCGCGAGCGTGGTGGCCCGTGTCGAGGGCGCCGACCCGGGCAAGCCGGCCCTCGTCGTCCACGGTCACCTCGATGTCGTTCCGGCCGACCCGCGCAACTGGTCCGTCGACCCGTTCGGCGGCGAGATCAAAGACGGCCTGCTCTGGGGCCGCGGCGCCGTCGACATGAAGAACATGGATGCGATGATCCTGACCGCGGTCGGCGACATCCTGCGCGCGGGGCAGCGTCCGGCACGTGACCTCGTCGTGGCGTTCTTCGCCGACGAGGAGGACGGCGGCCGTCGCGGATCCCACCACCTGGTCGACACGCATCCGGAGCTGTTCGCGGGCGCGACGGAGGCGATCAGCGAGGTCGGCGGCTACTCGATCGACCTCGCGGGCCGCCGTGCGTACCTTCTGCAGACGGGGGAGAAGTCTCTTGTCTGGATCAAGCTCATCGCACGCGGCCGGGCCGCGCACGGTTCGCGGCTCATCCGCGAGAACGCGATCACGCGGCTGGCGGAGGCCGTCGTCGCCCTGGGTCGCGAGGACTGGCCGATCCAGCTGACCGCCACGACGACCCGGCTGATCGGCGAGCTCGGCAGGCTGCTCGACGTCGACCCGCAGCGGATCGGGCCGGACGAGGTGGTGATCCGCACCGGCACGGCCGCCGGCTTCATCCTGGCGACCCTGCGGACGACGACGAACCCGACGCTGCTCGAGGCCGGCTACAAGCACAACGTCATCCCGGACACCGCGGAGGCTCTGATCGACATCCGCACGCTGCCGGGCGAGGAGGACGCCGTGCTCGCACGCGTCCGCGAGCTGATCGGCGACGACGTCGAGATCGAGGTCATGCACCGCGACATCGGCCTCGAGGCCGAGTTCGGCGGCGGCCTGGTGGAGGCGATCACCGACACGCTGCAGCAGCACGACCCGGGCGCGCCCGTCCTGCCGTACCTCCTCTCGGGTGGCACCGACAACAAGGCGCTCAGCAAGCTCGGCATCACGGGATACGGCTTCGCGCCGCTCCGGCTGCCCGCCGATCTCGACTTCCCCGGCATGTTCCACGGGGTGGACGAGCGGGTCCCGCTCGACGCGCTAGTGTTCGGTAGGACCGTGCTCCGCGACCTCCTCCGCGCCTACTGA
- a CDS encoding VIT1/CCC1 transporter family protein, with translation MTTTARTPSPADIRRWRRYLADERAEASVYRDLAGRREGEEREILLALAEAERRHEQHWVDLLGDQAGRPLKGDVRTRLLGWLARRFGSVFVLALAQRAEARSPYASDSDATPQMAADEQVHEEVVRALAARGRQRLSGTFRAAVFGANDGLVSNLALVLGVSASGVPTHVVLLTGISGLLAGALSMGAGEYVSVRSQRELLEASTPNPATGSALPHLDVDANELTLVYRARGMTAEEAAEHAREVLSGLQAVTSPIPITPAVAEDEHEAIGTGWNAAISSFCFFASGALIPILPFLFGLTGTAAIIVSALLVGIVLLGTGAIVGLLSGASPLKRAIRQLLIGYGAAAATYLLGLLFGATVG, from the coding sequence ATGACGACAACAGCCCGAACCCCGAGCCCCGCCGACATCAGGCGGTGGCGTCGCTACCTCGCCGACGAGCGCGCGGAAGCCTCCGTGTACCGCGACCTCGCCGGCCGGCGTGAGGGCGAGGAACGCGAGATCCTGCTCGCACTGGCCGAAGCAGAACGACGCCACGAACAGCACTGGGTCGACCTGCTCGGCGACCAGGCGGGCCGCCCGCTGAAGGGCGACGTCCGTACGCGCTTGCTCGGCTGGCTCGCACGGCGGTTCGGCTCGGTGTTCGTGCTCGCTCTCGCACAGCGGGCCGAGGCCCGGTCCCCTTACGCGTCCGACTCCGACGCGACGCCGCAGATGGCGGCGGACGAACAGGTGCACGAAGAGGTCGTCCGGGCCCTCGCCGCACGCGGCAGACAGCGGCTCTCCGGCACGTTCCGTGCCGCGGTCTTCGGGGCGAACGACGGCCTCGTCAGCAACCTGGCGCTCGTCCTCGGCGTCAGCGCCAGCGGCGTCCCGACCCACGTGGTGCTGCTCACCGGCATCTCCGGACTCCTCGCCGGAGCGCTGAGCATGGGCGCGGGAGAGTACGTGTCGGTGCGGTCACAGCGCGAACTGCTGGAGGCATCCACCCCCAACCCCGCCACCGGATCGGCGCTGCCGCATCTCGACGTCGACGCGAACGAGCTCACCCTGGTCTACCGCGCACGCGGAATGACGGCGGAGGAGGCGGCCGAGCACGCACGCGAGGTGCTCTCCGGCCTGCAGGCGGTGACTTCGCCCATCCCGATCACTCCCGCGGTCGCGGAGGACGAGCACGAGGCGATCGGGACCGGATGGAACGCCGCGATCTCCAGCTTCTGCTTCTTCGCCTCCGGTGCGCTCATCCCGATCCTGCCCTTCCTCTTCGGGCTGACCGGGACGGCCGCGATCATCGTCTCCGCCCTGCTGGTCGGGATCGTCCTGCTCGGCACGGGAGCCATCGTCGGGCTGCTCTCCGGTGCGTCACCGCTGAAGCGCGCCATCCGTCAGCTGCTCATCGGATACGGAGCGGCGGCCGCCACGTACCTCCTCGGTCTGCTGTTCGGCGCCACCGTCGGCTGA
- a CDS encoding helix-turn-helix transcriptional regulator, which produces MASTGSRSLQLLSLLQTHRYWPGQELADRLGVSPRTLRRDVERLRDLGYPVDATRGVSGGYQLAAGASLPPLVVDDDEAVALAVGLRTAAQSGIAGVDEASVRALAKVVQVMPPRLRRRVDALRMTTLSTTLGPTPMTDPGILTAFAQACRDEERIEFAYVARDGQASNRTVEPHRLVSIERRWYLVAYDLTRFDWRSFRLDRIAEPHPTGVRFRPRALPAEDAAEYVRASLHSAVEPMVVEAVIEAPNDRVVEVLGRWATVDDRGDGTCAVRITADSAEWALFGLAAVDAPFRILGPDEAIVAATEWGERFTRSTLALSLEATAPREPAATS; this is translated from the coding sequence ATGGCAAGTACCGGCTCCCGCTCGCTCCAGCTCCTCTCCCTCCTCCAGACGCACCGCTACTGGCCAGGACAGGAACTCGCCGACCGCCTCGGAGTCTCGCCGCGCACCCTCCGCCGTGACGTCGAACGACTGCGCGACCTCGGGTACCCGGTCGACGCCACCCGCGGGGTCTCGGGCGGCTACCAGCTCGCTGCCGGCGCCTCCCTCCCTCCCCTGGTCGTCGACGACGACGAGGCCGTCGCGCTCGCCGTCGGCCTCCGGACCGCGGCGCAGAGCGGCATTGCGGGCGTCGACGAGGCGTCCGTCCGGGCGCTCGCCAAGGTCGTCCAGGTGATGCCGCCCCGGCTCCGGCGCCGGGTCGACGCACTGCGGATGACGACGCTGTCCACCACGCTCGGGCCGACCCCGATGACCGATCCCGGCATCCTCACCGCCTTCGCCCAGGCGTGCCGCGACGAGGAGCGGATCGAGTTCGCCTACGTGGCCCGCGACGGCCAGGCTTCCAACCGGACGGTCGAGCCGCACCGGCTGGTCTCCATCGAACGCCGCTGGTACCTCGTCGCCTACGACCTCACCCGGTTCGACTGGCGCAGCTTCCGCCTCGACCGCATCGCCGAGCCGCACCCCACCGGCGTGCGGTTCCGGCCGCGAGCGCTGCCCGCGGAGGACGCGGCGGAGTACGTGCGCGCGTCGCTGCACAGCGCGGTCGAGCCGATGGTCGTCGAGGCCGTCATCGAGGCGCCCAACGACCGCGTCGTCGAGGTGCTCGGACGCTGGGCGACGGTCGACGACCGCGGCGACGGCACGTGCGCGGTCCGGATCACCGCCGACAGCGCCGAGTGGGCGCTCTTCGGGCTCGCCGCTGTCGACGCGCCCTTCCGCATCCTCGGTCCGGACGAGGCCATCGTCGCCGCCACCGAGTGGGGCGAGCGGTTCACCCGGTCGACGCTGGCGCTCAGCCTTGAGGCCACCGCCCCGAGAGAGCCGGCGGCGACCTCGTAG
- a CDS encoding proteasome assembly chaperone family protein encodes MTDGQNILGGRILVVAFEGWNDAGEAASGAVKTLKEQLDVVPIAEVDPELYFDFQFNRPVVTDDDGRRRLIWPSAVMYGPSLPGRVGEDLAGDAELTVTGDNAGNIFLLLGTEPSRSWRSFTAEIMDVALAADIGAVVFLGAMLADVPHTRPISVFASSDNAAVRAELGLERSTYEGPVGILSALAEGAEDVGIPTLMIWASVPHYVHNAPSPKAVLALIDKLEELVDVTIPRGTLVDEAAAWESGIDALAADDEEMASYIQQLEQARDTVDSPEASGEAIAQEFERYLRRRGDGRDGGTAGRAPDDPRRG; translated from the coding sequence GTGACAGACGGACAGAACATCCTCGGCGGGCGCATCCTCGTGGTGGCCTTCGAGGGATGGAACGACGCGGGCGAGGCGGCCAGCGGCGCGGTCAAGACGCTCAAGGAGCAGCTCGACGTGGTTCCCATCGCCGAGGTCGACCCCGAGCTCTATTTCGATTTCCAGTTCAACCGGCCGGTGGTGACGGACGACGACGGCCGCAGACGGCTGATCTGGCCCTCCGCCGTCATGTACGGACCGTCGCTTCCCGGGCGCGTCGGGGAGGACCTGGCCGGCGACGCCGAGCTCACGGTCACCGGCGACAACGCCGGCAACATCTTCCTGCTGCTCGGCACCGAGCCGTCGCGCAGCTGGCGCAGCTTCACCGCCGAGATCATGGATGTGGCGCTCGCCGCCGACATCGGAGCCGTCGTCTTCCTCGGCGCGATGCTCGCGGACGTTCCGCACACGCGGCCGATCTCGGTGTTCGCCTCCAGTGACAACGCGGCCGTCCGGGCCGAGCTCGGCCTCGAGCGCTCCACGTACGAGGGGCCGGTCGGCATCCTCAGCGCGCTCGCCGAAGGCGCAGAGGACGTCGGCATCCCGACCCTGATGATCTGGGCGTCGGTACCGCACTACGTGCACAACGCGCCCAGCCCGAAGGCCGTTCTCGCACTCATCGACAAGCTCGAAGAGCTCGTCGACGTGACGATCCCCCGCGGCACCCTCGTCGACGAGGCGGCCGCCTGGGAGTCCGGGATCGACGCTCTCGCGGCCGACGACGAGGAGATGGCCTCCTACATCCAGCAGCTCGAGCAGGCGCGCGACACGGTCGACTCGCCCGAGGCGAGCGGCGAGGCGATCGCGCAGGAGTTCGAGCGCTACCTGCGCCGCCGCGGTGACGGCCGCGACGGCGGAACCGCCGGGCGCGCGCCGGACGACCCGCGCCGCGGCTGA
- a CDS encoding cation diffusion facilitator family transporter encodes MPRSKRSSSLFTVLLAFAANILVAIAKTFAAILTGSASLVAEAAHSWADAGNEIFLIQAERSAVRPRDASHPGGYGRDAYVWSLFAAVGLFTAGAVVSIMHGVQALGSEEADSDYLVGYLVLAAAFVFEGISFIQSYRQAHAKAESSGTGTFEHVFSTSNPTLRAVFAEDSAALVGLVIAFLGLLLHELTGNPFWDALGSILVGVLLAIVAVVLIERNRRFLVGQPGSDRASEAALGALLAHPEVETVTYLHLEYVGPERFYLVAAVDLVGNDRESDVAADLQAVEASLEESEWITEAVITLSRPGAAPLPPAASGSGPEAAVRS; translated from the coding sequence ATGCCCCGCAGCAAACGATCCTCGAGTCTGTTCACCGTGCTGCTCGCCTTCGCAGCGAACATCCTCGTGGCGATCGCCAAGACCTTCGCCGCCATCCTCACCGGATCCGCCTCCCTGGTCGCCGAGGCCGCGCACTCGTGGGCGGACGCCGGCAACGAGATCTTCCTCATCCAGGCCGAGCGTTCCGCCGTGCGGCCGCGCGACGCGTCGCATCCCGGCGGGTACGGCCGCGACGCCTACGTCTGGAGTCTCTTCGCGGCCGTCGGGCTCTTCACCGCTGGGGCGGTGGTGTCGATCATGCACGGCGTCCAGGCGCTCGGCTCGGAAGAGGCGGACTCGGACTACCTCGTCGGCTACCTCGTCCTGGCGGCGGCCTTCGTCTTCGAGGGCATCTCGTTCATCCAGTCGTACCGGCAGGCGCACGCGAAGGCCGAGTCCTCGGGCACCGGCACGTTCGAGCACGTGTTCAGCACCTCGAATCCGACGCTGCGGGCCGTGTTCGCCGAGGACTCCGCGGCCCTCGTCGGCCTGGTGATCGCCTTCCTCGGCCTGCTGCTGCACGAACTCACCGGCAACCCGTTCTGGGATGCGCTCGGCTCCATCCTGGTCGGGGTGCTCCTGGCGATCGTCGCGGTCGTGCTCATCGAGCGCAACCGGCGGTTCCTGGTCGGACAGCCCGGCTCGGACCGCGCCTCGGAGGCCGCCCTCGGCGCACTGCTCGCACATCCCGAGGTCGAGACGGTCACCTATCTGCACCTCGAGTACGTCGGCCCCGAGCGGTTCTACCTCGTGGCGGCGGTCGACCTCGTCGGCAACGACCGGGAGTCGGACGTCGCCGCCGACCTGCAGGCGGTCGAGGCCTCGCTCGAGGAGTCGGAGTGGATCACGGAGGCCGTGATCACGCTCTCGCGGCCCGGCGCCGCGCCCCTGCCTCCCGCCGCGAGCGGCTCGGGTCCGGAGGCTGCCGTACGCAGCTAG
- a CDS encoding HAD family hydrolase translates to MTASSPRSEHTRSDTGSADLPAAVLWDMDGTLVDTEPYWMASEVELVHSFGGTWTHDDGLLLVGLGLWNSAEILRSRGVAMEPDEIVHWLTDRVQQKLDADGVPWRPGARELLESLRERGIPTALVTMSVRRMAEQIVAHIPFDAFDVIVSGDEVDEPKPAPEPYLRAAELLGVEIRDTVALEDSLVGLASAVASGATTIGVPHIVPLPESEEHTLWSSLDGRTAEDVFAVARAHREAANR, encoded by the coding sequence GTGACCGCGTCTTCCCCCCGCAGCGAACATACCCGTAGCGACACCGGCTCTGCCGACCTGCCCGCCGCCGTGCTGTGGGACATGGACGGCACCCTCGTCGATACCGAGCCGTACTGGATGGCGTCGGAGGTGGAGCTCGTCCACTCGTTCGGCGGTACCTGGACGCACGACGACGGTCTTCTGCTCGTCGGCCTCGGCCTCTGGAACTCGGCGGAGATCCTCCGCTCGCGCGGTGTGGCGATGGAGCCGGACGAGATCGTGCACTGGCTGACCGACCGGGTGCAGCAGAAGCTGGATGCGGACGGCGTGCCGTGGCGCCCGGGCGCCCGCGAGCTGCTCGAGTCGCTGCGCGAGCGCGGCATCCCGACGGCACTGGTGACCATGTCGGTGCGGAGGATGGCGGAGCAGATCGTCGCACACATCCCGTTCGACGCGTTCGATGTGATCGTGAGCGGTGACGAGGTCGACGAGCCGAAGCCCGCGCCGGAGCCGTACCTGCGCGCCGCCGAGCTGCTCGGCGTGGAGATCCGCGACACCGTCGCCCTGGAGGACTCCCTGGTGGGCCTCGCGTCCGCCGTGGCGTCCGGCGCGACGACGATCGGAGTGCCGCACATCGTGCCGCTGCCGGAGTCGGAGGAGCACACGCTGTGGTCGTCGCTGGACGGCCGCACCGCGGAGGACGTCTTCGCCGTCGCCCGCGCACACCGTGAGGCGGCGAACCGGTGA